In the genome of Campylobacter helveticus, the window TCCCTCCATCGTTTTATCCAAAGTAAAATGCTTTTCTATCACTACTGCACCTAGTGCCACCGCACCTAAGGCTGCGACTATACCCTTAGTGTGGTCCGAGTAGCCCACTTTAAGTTTAAAAGCCTCTTTTAAGGTTTTAATCGCATTTAAATTCACCTCTTCAAAGGGGGCTGGGTATTCAGTGGTGCAGTGCAAAAGCGTGATGTCTCTCGTGCCATTTTTGCGTAAAATTTCAAGCGCAGCTTCAATTTCTGCTAAATTTGCCATACCTGTGGATAAAAGCACCTTTTTTTTGCACCTTGCCACCGCTTTTAGATAGGGTAAATTTGTGATTTCTCCGCTTGGGATTTTAAAATAAGACAAATTAAGACTTTGCAAAAACGCCACACTTTCTAAATCAAAAGGCGTGGATAAAAAAGCGATATTATGTTTTTTGCAATGCTTCATAAGCTCAAAATGTGCCTCACGGGAAAGCTCGAGCTTTTTTATCATCTCCAGTTGGCTTTCATCTTTGGCAGTATTTTCTAGTTGGTATTTTGCCTTTTTTGCTTTTATGCTAACGCAATCCTCCGCCTTAAAGGTTTGAAATTTCACCACATCAGCACCCGCTTTTGCGGCTTGTTCAATCAGCTTTTTGGCTAAATTTAAATCACCATTGTGATTAACCCCAGCTTCTGCTATGATTAGCACTTTTTTCACTCTTTAACCCCTACAAAAATAAAATGATGCGCACTCCCCTCAAATTCATAAAAATTTATCGGGTCGTATTCTCCAAGATAAAGGCACTTAAAAGGGGCAAATAAAGCCTTTAAATCCTGTGCGTCTTTGACAAAATGAATATAGCTTGTTTCATTTAACCTACCTTTTAAAACAACCTCTCTAAGCCCCTGAGAGTCTTCATTTCCTGCGTGTTTGAAATAATAATTTTTCTCACTCATCATCGTTGCAAAAAAGATAGCCCCTTTTTCACACATTTCATAAAGCTCCGCCACATTTTGCGCCAAAACGCTTTTAGGCAAATAATAAAGGCTTTGATTCGCGATAATTAAATTCATCTTTTCCTCAAAAAGTCCCGCAAGGCTTGAATTTGGCTGTATAATCTTACAGCCCCCCCCCCCCAACAAGTTTTTCATAAGCTTGTTTTAAGCTTGGCACTATATCCACACCAAAGCATTTATAGCCCTTACTCGCAAAATATGCACTATGCACGCCCTTACCACAACCAAAATCAAGCATATTTCCAGCCCTAAAGCCTAGCTTGTATTTTAAAATTC includes:
- the neuB gene encoding N-acetylneuraminate synthase, whose product is MKKVLIIAEAGVNHNGDLNLAKKLIEQAAKAGADVVKFQTFKAEDCVSIKAKKAKYQLENTAKDESQLEMIKKLELSREAHFELMKHCKKHNIAFLSTPFDLESVAFLQSLNLSYFKIPSGEITNLPYLKAVARCKKKVLLSTGMANLAEIEAALEILRKNGTRDITLLHCTTEYPAPFEEVNLNAIKTLKEAFKLKVGYSDHTKGIVAALGAVALGAVVIEKHFTLDKTMEGPDHKASLEPSELKELCEGIRTLEKALGNGIKKASKSEAKNIIIARKSLVAKREIQKGEKFSEQNLTTKRPGSGISAMRYEEYLGKRALKTYKKDELIRE
- a CDS encoding methyltransferase codes for the protein MKNLLGGGGCKIIQPNSSLAGLFEEKMNLIIANQSLYYLPKSVLAQNVAELYEMCEKGAIFFATMMSEKNYYFKHAGNEDSQGLREVVLKGRLNETSYIHFVKDAQDLKALFAPFKCLYLGEYDPINFYEFEGSAHHFIFVGVKE
- a CDS encoding methyltransferase domain-containing protein yields the protein MQDSLSAYKEKYDDLNYGLSFADGHIVRFYERILKYKLGFRAGNMLDFGCGKGVHSAYFASKGYKCFGVDIVPSLKQAYEKLVGGGGL